The following coding sequences are from one Candidatus Nitronereus thalassa window:
- a CDS encoding sigma-54 dependent transcriptional regulator, whose product MSEASVLIIDDEPLMRLSMVDALKAVGYQVQEASTGDEGIERSRTSRYDVVITDLRMPGSTGLQVVQACKEFSSDTEVVVITAHGSVETAVQAMKLGAYDYITKPFSMDELLLTVDRATQVVALRKENTALRQELEGKFSFEGIVGKHDRMRQVIEKIKLVSTTDATVLITGESGTGKEVFANAIHRNSPRREYALIKVSCAALPETLLEAELFGHEKGAFTGALKQRRGRFELAHKGTLFLDEIGEISPMVQVKLLRVLQERQFERVGGTETVECDVRLVCATQKDLKKEVDEGRFREDLYYRLHVVQVRLPPLRERKEDILVLADHLLHSSLSKTTCAVNGFSPQAREVLLRYSFPGNVRELENTIERGVALAQNKQEIEVWDLCGHQGCPFLGGTPQEGCGFCQEGLCNQPTPSAGDSSGISSPMTGTLAEVREKIERDYIVEVLNRTEWSRTIAAKSLGLSRKALWEKCKRYGISDSVESEE is encoded by the coding sequence GTGAGTGAAGCCTCCGTGTTGATCATTGACGATGAACCGCTCATGCGCCTTTCGATGGTCGATGCGCTGAAAGCGGTGGGGTATCAGGTGCAAGAAGCGTCGACTGGTGACGAAGGAATCGAGCGATCCCGAACGAGTCGGTACGATGTCGTGATTACGGATTTGCGAATGCCTGGGAGTACTGGGTTGCAAGTGGTTCAAGCCTGCAAAGAATTTTCTTCAGATACGGAGGTGGTTGTGATTACCGCCCATGGTTCAGTTGAAACGGCAGTGCAAGCGATGAAGTTGGGCGCGTATGACTATATTACCAAGCCGTTCTCTATGGATGAACTCTTATTGACTGTAGATCGGGCTACTCAGGTGGTTGCCTTACGTAAGGAAAATACGGCGCTTCGTCAGGAGCTTGAAGGGAAGTTTAGTTTCGAAGGCATCGTTGGCAAACATGATCGGATGCGGCAGGTCATTGAAAAAATTAAACTCGTGTCCACTACGGATGCCACAGTGCTCATTACGGGAGAAAGTGGAACCGGGAAAGAGGTGTTTGCGAATGCCATCCATCGCAACAGTCCCCGACGGGAATATGCGTTGATTAAAGTGAGTTGTGCCGCGTTGCCAGAAACGTTGCTCGAAGCCGAATTGTTTGGTCATGAAAAGGGTGCATTTACCGGGGCGCTCAAGCAGCGTCGTGGGCGATTTGAATTAGCCCATAAGGGAACGTTGTTCTTGGATGAAATTGGGGAGATCTCTCCTATGGTGCAGGTCAAGTTGTTGCGGGTGCTTCAAGAGCGGCAATTTGAACGCGTTGGGGGGACGGAGACCGTTGAATGCGATGTTCGACTTGTCTGTGCGACGCAAAAGGATTTAAAAAAAGAGGTAGATGAAGGACGGTTCCGTGAGGATCTATATTATCGGTTGCATGTCGTCCAAGTGCGGTTACCGCCCTTGCGGGAACGAAAGGAAGATATTTTAGTATTGGCGGATCACTTGTTGCATTCCTCTCTTTCAAAAACGACTTGTGCCGTGAATGGCTTTTCCCCTCAAGCCCGGGAAGTCTTATTACGGTATTCGTTTCCTGGAAACGTTCGTGAATTGGAAAACACGATCGAACGTGGAGTGGCGTTAGCCCAAAATAAACAGGAAATCGAGGTGTGGGACCTTTGTGGGCATCAAGGCTGCCCATTTTTGGGAGGGACGCCTCAAGAGGGCTGTGGGTTTTGTCAAGAAGGACTTTGTAATCAGCCGACCCCATCAGCTGGGGACTCCTCTGGAATTTCCTCGCCGATGACCGGCACTCTGGCGGAGGTGAGGGAAAAGATCGAACGCGACTATATTGTGGAAGTGTTGAATCGTACAGAATGGAGTCGAACCATTGCAGCGAAGTCCCTGGGGCTATCTCGTAAAGCCCTTTGGGAAAAGTGTAAGCGGTATGGAATTTCCGATTCGGTTGAATCAGAAGAGTGA
- a CDS encoding PAS domain S-box protein — MKRWKWSHSIHHKTILGMVLVGLLPLLLSLVLTYIEERRALRETSGSNFKGIAVEVARKIETQITRGINEAQQLATIPFIRTSVIEANRSYEGREPEKIKAFIEEWQQRWRQRQDPDEFPVFVNHIAINYLMDWNAIRKSDYLGILVTDNQGAIVLSSLPQVQFYHGESAWWRAAFREGAGQIYVSDLTFDPSFGTHVLNVAVPIFDEQRKQAIGTVSILLRRDSLFRSISEVTAGSTGHAMLMASDGTPLICPVLSLEQHVIQPSLVAAIEEKVVGWVQAEADSHGAQDSIVGFARLRIGEPLAPESFGGRHWVTYVRQDPQETFAPLDQMLIKVATYGIIVFGILWLMGIMVARRIVSPIQTLHDGVQRIGSGNLDHHLILSTGDEIEDLANGFNKMATNLKQSFAQLNDQMNEIRQLEERYRDLIEKSPEMIHQIDKTGRFVHVNETELEKLGYSLAEMLEKYLWDIVPVSQQSEIRTYFQHLPHQQEGTLETVFVTRQGTCLDVEIHSTALVDSVSGELVYTRAFVRDITERKALQRQVEQYTTKLEEEVAAQTHQLSQSEQRYRALFNRSADSIFMVDSRGIIVAANEREQEVLGYEESALRGHPFTDFVAEKYQELTDQLLTMVVSGEEKVPTKEIEVYASDRRLLPVEMDLIRVEQESAVLAMVQLRDITERKQLEARLQQHSEELEEKVQERTLEIHQTKLYLESLLENANDVIYTLDHDQRFTYVNSKVEIWGYGKEDLLGRPFLTLLSKRHRGRHLKDILNMHVKQEYEVEVMSRKGETRSVLVSVSPLRNDLDSVVGVLGIARDITDRKSMEQHIRNTERLASVGKLAAGVAHEINNPLGGILNCLYNIRKGTLAPGRQEEYLMYMEDGLRRAQKIVRQLLDFSQQREPEFTMSEINVLIDRVLVLINHAIVEKGLQLEIDLAADLPAMFVDPHMIEQVITNLLLNAVQATQSGGRIVLRTRIVGEMCEIEVSDTGTGIPADVRPHIFDPFFTTKRTGEGTGLGLSVSLGIVERHGGQLEVESEEGRGTVFTVRLPCSATRVPTGRVS, encoded by the coding sequence ATGAAACGGTGGAAGTGGTCTCATAGTATCCATCACAAAACTATTCTAGGAATGGTGTTGGTGGGACTTCTCCCGCTTCTCCTTTCCTTAGTTCTCACCTATATCGAAGAGCGTCGCGCTCTTCGTGAAACCAGCGGTTCAAATTTTAAAGGCATTGCGGTTGAGGTTGCTCGAAAAATTGAGACTCAAATCACTCGAGGAATAAACGAAGCGCAGCAATTGGCGACGATTCCCTTTATTCGCACATCTGTGATAGAGGCGAATCGGAGCTACGAAGGCCGCGAACCTGAAAAGATCAAAGCCTTTATCGAGGAATGGCAGCAGCGTTGGCGGCAACGACAAGATCCCGATGAGTTTCCGGTATTTGTGAATCACATTGCCATTAATTATTTGATGGATTGGAACGCCATTCGTAAATCAGATTATCTGGGAATATTAGTGACGGATAATCAGGGTGCCATTGTGTTGAGTTCCTTACCGCAAGTTCAATTTTATCATGGTGAAAGTGCGTGGTGGCGCGCCGCATTTCGTGAAGGGGCTGGTCAGATTTATGTGAGTGACCTGACCTTTGATCCCTCGTTTGGGACACATGTGTTGAATGTGGCCGTCCCTATTTTTGATGAACAACGAAAGCAGGCCATTGGCACCGTGAGTATTTTGTTGCGTCGCGACTCGTTATTTCGGTCAATTTCTGAGGTGACCGCCGGGTCTACGGGACATGCCATGTTGATGGCCAGTGACGGTACTCCCCTCATCTGTCCCGTGCTTTCATTGGAACAACATGTGATTCAACCCTCCCTGGTGGCGGCTATTGAGGAAAAAGTCGTGGGTTGGGTGCAGGCCGAAGCCGATTCTCATGGGGCACAGGATTCGATTGTGGGATTCGCGCGGTTGCGTATTGGTGAACCCTTAGCCCCCGAGAGCTTTGGGGGCCGGCATTGGGTCACGTATGTTCGGCAAGATCCTCAGGAAACCTTTGCTCCATTGGACCAAATGCTTATCAAGGTAGCCACCTACGGCATCATTGTCTTTGGTATTTTATGGTTAATGGGGATTATGGTCGCACGGCGTATCGTGAGTCCGATTCAAACTTTGCATGATGGCGTGCAGCGAATCGGCAGCGGAAATTTAGATCATCATTTAATTCTCTCGACCGGTGACGAAATTGAAGATCTGGCCAATGGGTTCAATAAAATGGCCACGAACCTAAAACAGTCCTTTGCGCAGCTCAATGACCAGATGAACGAAATTCGTCAGTTAGAGGAGCGCTATCGCGATCTCATTGAAAAATCACCGGAGATGATTCACCAGATCGACAAGACTGGCCGGTTCGTCCATGTCAACGAGACGGAACTTGAAAAACTCGGCTATTCGCTCGCCGAGATGTTGGAAAAGTATTTGTGGGATATTGTGCCGGTTTCACAACAGTCGGAAATTCGGACGTATTTTCAACATTTACCCCATCAACAGGAAGGGACGCTGGAAACCGTGTTCGTGACACGGCAAGGGACTTGCCTAGATGTAGAAATTCATTCAACAGCCTTAGTGGATTCGGTCTCGGGTGAATTGGTGTATACCCGGGCGTTTGTGAGGGATATTACGGAAAGGAAAGCCCTGCAACGACAGGTTGAGCAATATACAACGAAGCTAGAAGAAGAGGTGGCGGCACAGACTCATCAATTATCTCAGTCGGAGCAACGGTATCGGGCGTTATTCAATCGCTCGGCCGATTCCATATTTATGGTGGATAGTAGGGGGATCATCGTGGCGGCGAATGAGCGAGAACAGGAAGTGTTGGGGTATGAGGAATCCGCCCTGCGTGGACATCCGTTTACAGATTTTGTGGCTGAAAAATATCAAGAATTAACAGACCAGTTATTGACCATGGTGGTGTCTGGGGAGGAAAAAGTTCCAACCAAGGAAATCGAAGTCTATGCCTCCGACCGCCGGCTGTTGCCTGTCGAAATGGACCTGATTCGAGTGGAGCAGGAGTCCGCTGTCCTAGCAATGGTGCAACTTCGTGATATTACGGAACGGAAACAACTGGAAGCTCGCCTTCAACAACATAGTGAGGAATTAGAGGAAAAGGTTCAGGAGCGGACCCTGGAAATTCACCAGACAAAATTGTATCTAGAAAGCTTGTTGGAAAATGCCAACGATGTGATCTATACCTTGGATCACGATCAGCGATTTACCTATGTAAATAGTAAAGTGGAAATTTGGGGCTATGGAAAAGAAGATTTGTTGGGACGACCTTTCCTCACGCTTCTCTCGAAGCGTCATCGAGGCCGACACTTGAAAGACATTCTCAATATGCATGTGAAACAAGAATATGAAGTGGAGGTCATGAGCCGAAAGGGTGAAACGCGGTCAGTATTAGTGAGTGTTTCTCCGCTTCGCAATGATCTGGATTCCGTGGTGGGTGTCCTGGGGATTGCGCGTGACATCACCGATCGGAAAAGTATGGAACAGCACATTCGCAATACAGAACGTCTCGCGTCTGTGGGGAAATTAGCCGCGGGAGTGGCACATGAAATAAATAATCCGTTAGGGGGAATTTTGAATTGTCTGTATAACATTCGCAAGGGCACCTTGGCTCCTGGGCGGCAAGAAGAATATCTCATGTATATGGAAGACGGACTTCGTCGGGCCCAAAAGATTGTTCGCCAATTACTCGACTTCTCTCAACAACGTGAACCGGAATTTACCATGAGTGAGATCAATGTTCTCATTGATCGTGTATTGGTGTTGATCAATCATGCCATTGTGGAAAAAGGGTTGCAGCTTGAAATAGACTTGGCCGCCGACTTGCCGGCTATGTTTGTCGACCCACATATGATTGAACAAGTCATTACGAATCTGTTGCTCAACGCCGTTCAGGCCACGCAGTCTGGTGGCCGAATTGTCCTGCGCACAAGGATCGTAGGGGAGATGTGTGAAATCGAAGTTTCCGATACGGGAACGGGTATTCCGGCGGATGTTCGTCCCCATATTTTTGATCCATTTTTTACAACCAAACGCACAGGAGAAGGGACGGGGTTGGGGTTATCAGTGAGCCTAGGCATCGTGGAGCGCCATGGTGGACAATTGGAAGTAGAAAGTGAAGAGGGCCGGGGGACGGTCTTTACCGTAAGGCTCCCATGCAGTGCCACTCGAGTGCCTACGGGGAGGGTATCGTGA
- the secF gene encoding protein translocase subunit SecF encodes MLEIVGNTHIDFMGKRNIALVISGVLVVLGLITIVQIARGAANLGIDFSGGTAVQLKFDNPIAIDSARQALGKHGLTDAELQEFTQDNKLLVRVKTEETIEQKIAEQIVQVFEQEFSNNKFVVDSSTEIGPTIGHRLQKDALLAITISLIGIILYVATRFELRFGVAAAIATFHDVLAVLGIFYLLDIEITLLVVTALLTLAGYSLTDTVVVFDRIRENLRGRRRDSILTIINNGINQVLSRTLVTTLTVVLVLLPLTLFGGEVLHDFSLALLLGVLIGTYSSIYVASPLLLAWPSGDGRLLSRTK; translated from the coding sequence ATGCTAGAAATTGTCGGTAACACACACATTGATTTTATGGGGAAACGTAATATTGCCCTGGTGATTTCTGGGGTGTTGGTGGTGCTTGGACTAATCACCATTGTCCAAATTGCCCGAGGTGCTGCGAATTTAGGAATTGATTTTTCCGGTGGGACGGCGGTGCAATTAAAATTTGATAACCCGATTGCCATCGATTCCGCACGCCAAGCGTTGGGGAAGCATGGTCTTACTGATGCGGAATTACAGGAATTCACGCAAGACAATAAGCTGTTAGTCCGTGTCAAAACCGAAGAAACCATTGAACAGAAAATTGCCGAACAGATTGTCCAAGTCTTTGAACAGGAGTTTTCGAATAATAAATTTGTCGTGGATTCGAGCACAGAAATTGGTCCAACCATTGGGCATCGATTGCAGAAGGATGCCTTGTTGGCTATTACCATTTCTTTGATTGGCATCATTCTCTATGTAGCCACACGTTTCGAATTGCGATTTGGTGTCGCCGCGGCCATCGCCACGTTTCATGATGTCTTAGCCGTCCTTGGGATTTTTTATTTGCTGGATATTGAAATTACCCTATTAGTCGTGACGGCCTTATTGACGTTGGCAGGGTATTCTCTTACGGATACTGTAGTGGTGTTTGACCGAATCCGTGAAAACTTGCGGGGGAGGCGGCGTGATTCAATTCTGACTATTATCAATAATGGCATCAATCAAGTGTTAAGCCGGACGTTGGTAACGACGCTCACGGTGGTTCTCGTGTTGCTCCCTTTGACCTTGTTCGGCGGTGAAGTGCTTCATGATTTTTCCTTGGCCCTGTTGTTGGGCGTCCTCATTGGAACGTATTCGTCAATTTATGTGGCCAGCCCTTTGCTCCTGGCTTGGCCGAGTGGGGATGGCCGGTTATTAAGCCGGACTAAATAA
- the secD gene encoding protein translocase subunit SecD — MKKVRTRLLLVLGLTLLSVYLSIPSWPGLHDSLPEGLKWVVPPRGVSLGLDLQGGIHMVMEVEEDRAVEIAVDRSARAMKDLLVDKGIEVTKAARQEGVKIAIELGGSDKLDEAANFIRESFSSYAQVSKEGNTLVYELDSDDIDRIKNGAINQALETIRNRIDQFGVTEPLLQRQGRTQIVIQLPGVKDPARAKALIQDTALLEFKMLDEVNFPKLALPSQVARSEEEALREKFSSQVPEGSEILFEPLKSDAGQPQYSRPYLVYKTAALTGDVLQDARVTIGDFSEPQVSVTFDSNGAEEFGNITTANVGKFMAIVLDGTVYSAPRINEPIRGGRAQITGNFTTNEANDLAIVLRAGALPAPMKILQDLTVGPSLGQDSIEKGLKTTMIAGFVVLIFMVVYYRMSGMVANAAVALNLICLFGALSGLNATLTLPGIAGIILTIGMGVDSNVLIFERIREELRQGRPIRLAVDAGYDKAFLTIVDSHVTTLITGFALFVFGSGPIKGFAVTLCLGIGINLFTAFIGTKVVFDLVNRRKLEYLSI; from the coding sequence ATGAAAAAAGTTCGTACGCGCTTATTGCTGGTGTTGGGGTTAACGCTCCTCTCGGTGTACTTGTCCATCCCCTCGTGGCCAGGACTTCATGATTCGCTGCCTGAAGGACTCAAGTGGGTGGTTCCTCCTCGTGGCGTCTCTCTGGGCCTTGACCTCCAAGGTGGCATTCATATGGTCATGGAAGTGGAAGAAGATCGTGCCGTGGAAATTGCGGTCGATCGCTCAGCCAGAGCCATGAAAGACTTGTTGGTCGATAAGGGTATTGAGGTCACCAAGGCCGCTCGTCAAGAGGGGGTAAAAATTGCCATTGAGCTTGGTGGGTCCGACAAACTGGATGAAGCGGCAAACTTCATTCGTGAGTCATTTTCCTCCTATGCTCAAGTTTCCAAAGAGGGCAACACGTTGGTGTATGAACTCGATAGCGATGACATTGATCGCATCAAGAATGGAGCCATCAATCAGGCCCTGGAAACGATTCGAAACCGTATTGACCAATTTGGTGTGACTGAACCGCTCCTTCAGCGCCAAGGACGAACGCAGATTGTCATTCAATTGCCTGGGGTGAAAGATCCGGCACGGGCCAAAGCGTTGATTCAAGATACCGCCCTCCTTGAATTCAAAATGTTGGATGAGGTCAATTTTCCAAAGTTGGCATTGCCGTCTCAAGTCGCACGGTCCGAAGAAGAAGCCCTCCGTGAAAAATTTTCGAGCCAGGTGCCTGAAGGGTCAGAAATTTTATTTGAACCTCTGAAATCAGATGCGGGGCAGCCACAATATAGTCGACCATACTTGGTTTATAAAACTGCCGCCCTCACGGGTGATGTGTTGCAAGATGCGCGAGTGACGATCGGGGACTTTAGCGAACCCCAAGTGTCTGTGACATTTGATAGTAATGGCGCGGAAGAATTTGGGAACATTACCACCGCGAATGTGGGAAAGTTTATGGCCATTGTGCTGGATGGGACCGTGTATTCGGCCCCTCGAATTAACGAACCGATTCGTGGTGGTCGAGCTCAAATTACCGGAAACTTTACCACCAACGAAGCGAATGATTTGGCCATTGTGTTGCGTGCTGGTGCGCTTCCCGCGCCCATGAAAATTCTTCAGGATCTTACCGTCGGCCCGTCGTTGGGGCAAGACTCGATTGAAAAAGGATTGAAGACCACCATGATCGCAGGATTCGTCGTCTTGATCTTCATGGTGGTGTATTACCGTATGTCGGGAATGGTGGCGAATGCTGCCGTGGCGTTGAATTTGATTTGTTTGTTTGGGGCCTTGTCTGGATTGAATGCCACGTTGACGCTGCCGGGGATTGCCGGGATTATTCTGACTATTGGGATGGGGGTCGATTCCAACGTGCTCATTTTTGAGCGCATTCGTGAAGAGCTTCGTCAAGGACGGCCCATACGACTAGCCGTGGATGCGGGTTACGATAAGGCCTTTTTGACGATTGTGGACTCGCATGTGACGACCTTAATTACGGGGTTCGCTCTCTTTGTCTTTGGCAGTGGCCCTATTAAAGGTTTTGCGGTGACGCTTTGTTTAGGGATTGGTATCAACCTGTTTACCGCATTTATCGGAACAAAAGTAGTGTTTGATTTGGTGAATCGTCGAAAGCTTGAATACCTGAGTATATAA
- the yajC gene encoding preprotein translocase subunit YajC, with amino-acid sequence MTIISMASVAWAQGAGAAEGPAGLLSLVPFILIFVIFYFLLILPQQRKQKEHRKMLEALKKGDKVITSSGIWGSITRLDKETATVQIDDNTKVKIQRENISRIRTTDEG; translated from the coding sequence GTGACAATAATTTCAATGGCCTCCGTGGCATGGGCTCAAGGGGCTGGAGCGGCTGAAGGGCCGGCGGGCCTCTTATCGTTAGTCCCGTTTATTTTGATTTTCGTGATCTTTTATTTTTTGCTGATTCTCCCACAACAGCGTAAACAAAAAGAGCATAGAAAAATGCTTGAAGCTCTGAAGAAGGGGGACAAAGTAATTACCTCCTCGGGCATTTGGGGGAGTATTACGCGATTGGATAAAGAGACCGCTACGGTGCAGATCGATGACAATACAAAAGTGAAAATTCAACGAGAAAATATCTCGAGGATCAGGACCACTGACGAAGGTTAA
- the tgt gene encoding tRNA guanosine(34) transglycosylase Tgt, with protein MIQFSTSYKETACQARTGQLTTPHGIIETPVFMPVGTLGPVKGITPDELKSCGFGLMLSNSYHLYLRPGHELIAELGGLHRFASWSGAILTDSGGFQMVSLSDLRHISDEGVTFKSHLDGSLHQLTPERCIEIQRALGSDIMMVLDECPTHPCTTEQAREAVRRSRHWARQCKVAAEGSGQALFGIVQGGLDADLRRTAAQDLVAMGFDGYALGGLSLGEDKLAMLTMIEVTIPELPEDHPRYLMGVGLPEDLVEGVIRGIDMFDCVMPSRHGRTGWLFTSTGRVMIKNAQYMRDESPIDAQCACPVCQKYSRAYLRHLFVSNEMLGVRLNTLHNLWYYQQLMKHMREAIQQDRLLAFREQFYATREASPRSRAYLDEIDVGVVDRNGRSRKEQVL; from the coding sequence ATGATTCAGTTTTCGACCTCATATAAAGAAACCGCCTGTCAGGCGAGAACGGGGCAATTGACCACGCCCCATGGAATCATCGAAACCCCGGTGTTTATGCCCGTCGGGACTTTAGGGCCCGTCAAAGGGATTACGCCCGATGAACTGAAATCCTGTGGTTTTGGGTTGATGCTGAGCAACTCGTACCACCTCTACCTTCGTCCGGGGCATGAACTCATTGCCGAATTGGGCGGACTGCATCGCTTTGCCAGTTGGTCGGGAGCCATACTCACCGATAGCGGCGGGTTTCAAATGGTCAGCCTGTCGGATTTGCGGCACATCTCAGATGAAGGTGTGACCTTTAAGTCGCATCTGGATGGATCTCTCCATCAGTTGACGCCTGAACGGTGTATAGAAATTCAACGAGCCTTAGGTTCCGATATCATGATGGTCCTTGATGAATGCCCAACTCATCCTTGTACGACAGAACAGGCCCGGGAGGCTGTTCGACGCTCCAGGCATTGGGCGCGGCAGTGCAAAGTAGCCGCCGAGGGAAGCGGCCAAGCCTTGTTTGGCATAGTCCAGGGGGGGCTAGATGCCGATCTTCGGCGAACGGCGGCTCAGGATCTCGTTGCAATGGGATTTGATGGATATGCTCTCGGTGGTCTAAGTTTGGGCGAAGATAAGCTGGCCATGTTGACCATGATTGAGGTCACGATCCCCGAGTTGCCCGAAGATCACCCACGGTATCTTATGGGAGTTGGGTTGCCTGAAGATTTGGTGGAAGGGGTGATCCGAGGGATTGATATGTTCGATTGCGTCATGCCTTCGCGTCATGGGCGGACCGGGTGGCTGTTTACTTCCACCGGACGCGTGATGATTAAAAATGCCCAATATATGCGTGATGAATCACCGATTGATGCTCAATGTGCCTGTCCGGTGTGCCAGAAGTATTCTCGAGCCTACCTGCGGCATCTCTTCGTGTCGAATGAAATGTTGGGAGTTCGTCTGAATACCCTTCATAACTTGTGGTATTATCAACAGCTGATGAAACACATGCGTGAAGCCATTCAACAAGATCGCCTGTTGGCATTTCGTGAACAGTTTTATGCAACTCGCGAGGCATCGCCTCGCAGCAGGGCCTATCTTGATGAAATAGACGTCGGTGTCGTTGATCGAAATGGACGTTCCCGAAAGGAGCAAGTATTGTGA
- the argS gene encoding arginine--tRNA ligase: MSAGIVQEQVSSAISEALEKVKNQGLLNSESFPSPTVEFPKREEWGDLSSHVAMSIAKKEGKPPRAVADLLAEQLRTSCRIFEKIDIAPPGFLNFTLRRDCWHSVLTEIETQGECYGQSRIGQGRRVLLEFVSANPTGPLHMGHGRGAALGEALARLLRAAGYSVEREYYINDAGRQMKLLAASVHARYRELEGQKVDFPEDGYHGAYIKELAQDIQAQVGSTLLALSMEDAQARCGQLAYEKLLDAIKQDLSDFGINFETWYSEASLFTTGKIQDALKDLEQRDLVFKEDGAIWFRSSTFKDEKDRVVCKKDGDYTYLASDIAYHYDKLTRGFDWLINIWGADHHGYVPRMQGAVEAFGYPKDRLQVVLVQMVSLLRGGEKVEMSKRSGEFVTLREVAEEVGADAAKFFFLMRRSDTHLEFDLELAKKQSSENPVYYVQYAHARLASLSRIAQERGLTIPAVQNVDLSLLVAPEEFRLIKHLSSFPGLIESCAQALEPHRISFYLQELAGLLHAFYYKHRVLPPKDGDGQDDMIDTGAEGEPVEALREIVSPALTQARLALLQQVKTVLKNGLTLLGVSAPEKM; this comes from the coding sequence GTGTCTGCAGGTATAGTTCAAGAACAAGTTTCTTCGGCCATTTCAGAAGCCCTTGAAAAAGTTAAAAATCAGGGGTTGCTCAACTCGGAATCCTTTCCCTCTCCTACAGTAGAATTTCCCAAACGTGAGGAATGGGGAGACCTCTCATCCCATGTAGCCATGTCCATTGCCAAGAAAGAAGGCAAACCGCCCCGTGCGGTGGCGGATCTTCTAGCGGAACAATTAAGAACCTCTTGCCGAATTTTTGAAAAAATTGATATTGCTCCCCCGGGATTTCTGAATTTCACCCTTCGTCGAGACTGTTGGCATTCAGTGCTCACTGAAATTGAAACACAGGGGGAATGCTATGGGCAGAGCAGGATTGGCCAAGGCCGGCGAGTTTTACTGGAATTTGTGAGTGCCAATCCCACAGGGCCGCTGCACATGGGGCACGGGCGTGGGGCGGCTTTGGGAGAAGCGTTAGCTCGATTACTCCGTGCCGCTGGGTACTCTGTAGAACGTGAGTACTACATTAATGATGCCGGCCGGCAAATGAAACTCCTTGCTGCCTCAGTTCATGCCAGGTATCGAGAGTTAGAAGGGCAGAAGGTTGATTTTCCTGAGGACGGATATCATGGAGCCTATATCAAAGAGTTAGCCCAAGACATTCAAGCGCAAGTTGGCTCTACTCTTCTTGCCCTCTCTATGGAAGACGCACAGGCTCGATGTGGGCAACTAGCGTATGAAAAGCTTCTTGATGCCATCAAGCAGGACCTCTCTGACTTTGGGATCAATTTTGAAACGTGGTACAGCGAAGCATCACTCTTTACGACTGGAAAAATACAGGATGCATTGAAGGATCTGGAACAGCGAGATCTGGTCTTCAAAGAAGACGGGGCGATTTGGTTTCGGTCGTCAACATTCAAAGATGAAAAAGACCGTGTGGTGTGTAAGAAGGATGGTGATTATACGTACTTGGCTTCAGACATTGCCTATCATTATGACAAATTGACGAGGGGCTTTGATTGGCTCATCAACATTTGGGGTGCTGATCATCATGGATATGTGCCTCGAATGCAGGGGGCAGTTGAGGCTTTTGGCTACCCCAAGGACAGACTGCAGGTTGTGTTGGTGCAGATGGTGAGCCTGTTGCGAGGTGGAGAGAAAGTCGAAATGTCCAAACGATCTGGCGAGTTCGTCACGCTTCGCGAGGTGGCGGAGGAAGTGGGCGCGGATGCGGCAAAGTTTTTTTTCCTCATGCGGCGATCCGATACACATCTGGAATTCGATTTGGAATTAGCCAAAAAGCAATCGTCGGAAAATCCTGTGTACTATGTGCAATATGCCCATGCGCGGTTGGCCAGTCTATCGCGTATTGCGCAAGAACGCGGCCTGACGATTCCCGCAGTTCAGAATGTCGATTTGTCTTTACTTGTGGCTCCTGAGGAATTTCGGCTCATCAAACACCTTTCCAGTTTTCCGGGCTTGATCGAAAGTTGTGCGCAGGCCTTGGAGCCTCACCGGATCTCGTTCTATTTGCAGGAGTTGGCTGGGTTGCTCCATGCGTTTTATTACAAGCATCGGGTCTTGCCGCCCAAGGATGGTGATGGGCAGGATGACATGATCGATACAGGGGCCGAGGGCGAACCCGTCGAAGCTCTTCGGGAAATCGTCTCTCCGGCTCTCACCCAAGCCAGATTGGCCTTATTGCAGCAAGTCAAAACTGTACTGAAGAATGGTCTCACGCTCTTAGGGGTAAGCGCCCCAGAAAAAATGTAG